In the genome of Fusarium poae strain DAOMC 252244 chromosome 1, whole genome shotgun sequence, the window CTGGGTTCTCGAAACGTTCAAAGAAAAGCTGCTCAGGGACGTTGATTGGCTCTTCAGCCAAGATAAAAATCGATGGTGGTTTACTATGTATACCGTTGTTTTCATCCTGTTACGCGAATCAAGTCGCATGACCGCAGATCGATATCGACATGCCAGGGAAAATTTTGGACCCAAGGTGATTGATGAAGGTGTGAGTTTGCGTTGAGATGACTGACTAGATACAGCCAAGATACTCGATACCCGAATTCGTCGAAAGTCTCCATGGAAGTTGCAATAACATCCTCACACATTGGCACTACTACAACTGCGACAAATGGCCCAAAAACAAAGAAGGCGACTCTGAGCATTTTGCATGCCTTGCGGCGGCTCACTTGGATCTCATCAGACAGACCCGTGGGGACGAAGGCATCAAGCAGCATCTCTCTGTATGGAAGCAATACAAGGCCAACAACGGCAAAGGTAGATGAAACCAACTTACAGTCTCAAGAGGAAACTGATCATTACTTCCAGTGAATAAACCTGACCTTGGAAAGGACCCAGAGACTATCAGCTACACAGGTAATCAGGACAAGTTTGACTGGGACCATCCACTCTATTGGGTGGCGCAGATGTTCGAGAAGAACTGGTATCCCCATCCGACCTACCAGCGGGAGCCTGTGCCTAAGAATCCTTTTCCGTCACCCATTCCTACGCCCAGTTGAAGAATCTCTAACGCATTCTCATCGCTCTTGAGTCTGCAAGCTACGGGATCTAGGGGAACAACTATTTGACGATTGAGACGAATTCTTTTGTATTTATATTGCAACGATAATTACGACGATGGTATGTGACGATGGAAGGTTATGAAATCCCGTATCTCGAGGCAGTGTCCGACGACCCGATGAGAACTCTTAATGAAGCAACAAAGCCGCGACCAATTATGGAACTTCTAGAGATAAAACTTTACCTGTGACGAACTGGCTCCCTTGTTTAGGGGCTACCAGTATCGAGACAATGACCCGAGCCGAAAAGACGAGCACCGGCAATTCAGTACTGCCCGCTATTGAACACGAGgccacagcagcaacatgACTTCACCCAATAGTTATGACAGAATGGTCTAGTTGACGTTTGTTCCATCTACACGTTGTCCAGATTCCTGTGCCTCTTGGCTTCTCAAATATTGCGAAAGCCTTTGTTCCAACAGTACCAAGTACTCTCGAGGTCGCAGCCCAATCTCATTGACCAAGTTGCCGATTTGCAACTTTTTGTCTACATGTTCCAATTTGATTCCATCTCGCAACCTATTCCTCGGAAATGTCGATGCCAATAGCAAGTGTCCGTTAATGCCCACCAAAGACAAGCGTGAACAGTACCCAGATCCGGTTCTGCGAATCCATCTCCCAGTCTCCAAGCCTATATTtgcttgcgcttcttcttgacgGGCGGCATACCCCAATTATCCTGGTCTCGCACCCAGGCGTCGTTGACGCCGGTTACAAACCGGAGAGAGCTCCCAAGACGCTTGCTTCGGAGGCGCAACGGCGAATCTAACGGCAAGAAATGGCGTCGGCGGCCTTCGTCCATGTCTGCATCGATTGCATCAATGTTTCTTTGAGTTGAGAGAACGAATTGGACGGCATTATCGATAAAACGCTTCAGCTTAAAGAGTTGCGCAGCGTTTACAATGGGTTTACGCACGATGTTCTCGTGTACGAACTCGTACAGAATATTGTCGATCCCGTCCCGTGATAGGGTCCTGTTCTCGGAGATGTTTTTGACGAGATCATTCTTCTTTTGAACGTATTCTTCGTACTTTTCAGCCTGGGTGACGATCTCATCAAAGAAATGTGTAGGCCAATACCAACTGTACGGGTGTAGAAGAGTGCTCGGTGCGAGTCGCAGCTTTTCCATCTGGTCATCGATGGCCTGGGATGTGATCTCATCTGAACTGTCGCTATCAGATGCGGACTGGTCGTCTTCATTTTCAAAACTGTCTTGGGATATGGGAAGATGGTTATCGACCGGCAGAGATGCAGTTCCATCACCAGACCAAGTCTCCGAAGAGGCTTCCGCTTCAGCAGCTCCGTTGAGAGCATTGGGATCGTTAGTCAGCCATGCCGAAGTAGGGCCTTGAGGAGCATCGGAGTATTCGACTCCAGTTGAAAGGACTCCTTGACCATCGCCGGCATAAGCGACTGGGAACGTGACAAATGTATTGAAGAATACACTGTAGGGAGCATCAGGACTGTTTGTGAGCCAGGTATTCGACTCGGGGGTGTTAGTACTGGGAGGGGCTTCGAAGGGGTCGAATTGAACAGTCTCATCAGTCatttcatcctcgtcatcactAGAGGCAGACTGATACTCAGACGGCTCCTCGATGTTTGGCCAGTCAAAGCCGTGGATAGCGCCATCCCAGATAGGCTCAGTGTCCTCCATGTCGACATCAGTAGTACCAGTGGACGCATCGCTGTCCCGTTGGTCCACGACAGCAACTTCCTCAGAGAACTGCATGTGTGCATCTTCGTGTTGTGCAAGTTGGTCCTCACAAGCTTTGACGTCTTCGTTTTCGTCCGAGTCGTTTTTCTCTGGAGATTTAGCcaggtcttcttcctcctgcTCGTCAGGAGAAGGAAGTGGAAGCGCATTGGCATAATGCAGCAGAGCATCCTCCGTCGCAAATTCCATGGCAAACTCACGCACATTGATTAGCCTATCGAGCAGAGCCTTCGCACGATATAGCATCATGCGTCGGTAGACTGCAGGCAGCTTGGCCGTGTGGTGAGCCTTGGGTTTCCAGAACGGCATTGCATCTATGCCAGTGTCCATGATGACTGTTCCTGCGAAGAGGTTAAAGGGCATCCAGGAATACTATTTGTTCATTCATTCTCACCTGGGTACCTGAAAATACCAAGATAATTTCCTAAGAATCTGTGTCTCGTATCAAAACAAGAGACGGCACCGCGCCATGGGCGTACCCAGAGGGAGGATAGGGTCAAAAAGGTAGGGAAAATGCTGTTTCAAAATGATttctgttttgttttgttgttgttttttttgtttctgaaCGGAGGAAAAACGAGAAGAGGTAACGGGAGATGATGGAAGAGAAGGGAAGTTCGGTGGTCCACCAAAAAAAGCGACGGGGAAATGGGACGAGCAGTGCAAGTTTCCAGGTACTGTCATGCGAGTAAAAATTACAACTACAGTGACTCACCGACGTCTAGAAGGGACGCTTTATGTATGGGAAGGGGCTGTTGAAAACAGTAAAAGTCTTCAATAGATGAGTTACTGCGTCCCAAGGAAGGAATGGCTGGGTACCAGGAAGTGATACCATCACCAGTGACGGACGGCTGATAGAACTAACAAGTTAGTACCAGGAACAAGGAGTGAGAGATGTCAAGAAAGGCAATAAAGCTGACGGAATGTGATGGGTATTTTGTATCTTGTTCCTTATCAATGCCTTGGATACATAGCACGAACACTAATTCTTCAAAGACATGATACACCTATCAATTATACACTTCCTTTGACTGTTCATACTTTATTCACGACTTTGATCTCTCATTGTTATAAACTAGCACTGACCTTTTCTAACCCCTTTGTTGTATCCTGTCCCCCAgccctacctaggtacctatggaTACACCGAAAAAGGTGGTATACCTTCTATTCAAgcttaaaaaaaagaaaacctGAGATTAATTTCCTTCGCAGCTCACCTTCAACGTTATGTTCAAACACTCGCCCACAAAGCTCGTATCTTGCGACCCGGCCGCTTCTAGCTCCCCTCATCACGCATTATGAACATTTCTACTATCGTTCTCGCCCTGTCCTTTGCGCCCTTTTCATTTTCGTCTATCCGACAGACCAACGGCCCGACTATCTCAGCGTATCTGTGTTCTCTCATCTTCCGCTTCTTTGAGTCCTCCTCTTGTGCGTTCCCTCGGCGAAAGCTTAGACGACGGGAGAGGCCGGGTTTGGGATCAGTTGTCACAGGCGTTAGCTCTGACGCTGCGCGGGACAGAGTGGCTGTGAGAAAAACGAACGCGATATTGTGGTTTGGTGCTGTAGAGAGAATGTCGAGAACCTGGGTCTTGGTGTCAGGCCAGGCAGTGGGAGGCACAGAGACTACGTTGGGTAAAGACGTAGAGAGCTTGGCCCAAAGATGGGTAGGGATGAGACCATCTGTAAGCGAttcgaggaagaggaggagtatGGAGCAGACGACTTCTAACTTGTAGGATGCAGGCCATTCTAGGGGGAGCGCATCGAGTAGAGAGCTGTCGTTGTCGAGGGCAGACACGAGCTTGACCTTTGCATCTTGCATATCCTCTTCAGCAACCCTCCAAGTTGAAGACTCAAGAGGCCATCCAGGATCCCTCGGTAGCACCTCATCCTCGAGCATCGTCGCCTCTGCGAGACTACGCTCCACAAGTGTTTGCACTACTTCAGTGAGCCTGAAGAGCTCCTTCGGCGCTGAACATTGTACGGCTGAGTCGTAAGAGATCGCTCCCTTTATGCCCTTGTCCTCCACAAACTTTCTGATACCTCCATCTGGGATTCTTATGAGCTCTGCGATAGAGCGACCCAGGCAAGAGGGTTTCCAGGCCCCGCGTACAGGAATGAAGTGGTCTCTGCCGTCCTCTACACGAAGAACTAGAACCTCTTCGATCTTGGCACGGGCCTCGTTCAGGGCCCTAATGTGACGGACGGTTGATACTTGGAGTTCCAACAAGACCAAAGCCGTCTCTCCGGGGTTCAAAGTGACAGTAGTGCCCAAAGATGTTTGGGTTTCTTCGTCAGCAGACACGAATGTAGTCTTCAACCATTCAGGTATGGCATCATCTCCTTCATCTGTTGTCGGCTTCGTCACAAACGAAAAGGTCGCTGCGACACTCCCTGTATTGGCAACCGTCAAATGACGTGTCTGCTTCTCTAGAGGGAGAACCTCTCCAAAGTCGACAATCTTATCTTCATTGCCTTCACTACCTTCCACGACAACCGTAATGCCTGGGCGGCCCTCATTCTCCGCTCTGTCTAGTTCTCTTGCCACCTCTGCATGAATCTTTGCTTTAAGATCTGGTACAACAGCATCATAGTCGAGCGTAAAGATTGAAGTGATAGGCTTGTGGTCCGAAGATGCAATGCGTTGGTGAGAGGTATAAATCTCGAGGTTGATTCGATCCCGAAATCCTTCTTTTGTCACGAGCTCTTCTGCCTCCGGCTCATCGTTGTCATCGTATTCATCATACCCGAGGTTGTCAGTAGATGATGTGGGATCCTCTCCGTCGGCGTCTGGGTCATAACTAAAGAGCacgtcttcatcctcttccagtcCTCTGGATTTCATTTCTtcgtctttcttctttgcttcttcttcctccttgatCTTATTCTCATAATCCTGCTTGTCCTTTCGAGTCCTGAACAAAATGCGGTCGCACCAACTTGGAGCCCTTTGCTTCTCACTTGAGTCGAAGAGGCCAACCGTGCCAACATCATATTTGTATGTCGGAAGAAAGGTAATTGGCCCTTCTTTCCAGCCATCATGGAATAATTTCCGCTGCTTGATGATCCTACGCAGTTGGTCATGGGGCAGCAAAGAGTCGATGGTAGCCTGCAACGAAGTGGGATCTTGGCTGGGGTCTTCGGGGAAGTCATCAGGGTCCGGTAGGTCGCTAGCAGTATCAAAGCTTTCATCTCTTGAATGCAAAGATGGCCTCGAAGATGACTCGTCATCGCTATCGGAACCTTTCATGACAATGACACCTTGTTCGCCAAGTGGCTTTGACTCCTCTTCGTTTGTGCCATACTCACCTCGAGCATGCAACGTGAGTATTCGTCTTatatcatctccaggtaGTCCATCCAGTCGAAAGTTCAGGTCTCCAAACCAGAATGCAAGATCCTCGTCTCCAATCTTCTCtccttcgtcttcttcgacgCCCGAGTGGACAATTGGGTCAAATTGAGTTCGCGAGAGAATTTGGCCAACGTCCCAACAGCGGCGTTCCAAGTATGAAGAGCCAGCACCACTAGCCAAGTGGCTATTCACAAATACCATGCGCGTTGTTTCGCCAAGTAACAGTCTCGTTGTGACGGCTCCCTTGTTTCCAAAATATCCCAAGAGACCCGTGCCAACCTGTTTCGTACTGACGTTGCTGATTGTTGGCGCAATTTCTGGGGAAGCATAAACCAGGAGTAATAAGCCAGTCATCTGCTCAGACGTGATGAGTTCGTAGCCTTCAGGTAATGCTGCTTCCAACGCTGCCTTCCATTTATCCATAGCACTTGTGTCTGTGTAAACAGCACGGTTCATGTAATCCTTGGTTGTGTTAAGGTCTACAATTTCCTGCAGTCCCAGCACATACAGACCGATAGCATCTCCAGAAGTCAAGTGTAGAGGCTCGGAACTGCCATTGTCTTTTGCATCTTTTTCCACAGCACTATTTTTGGCCAGATTGAGGCCTGTCAACTGCTCGTCCAAGCCTTCGCCGCATGTGAACCATGTCGCGAGATCTTTATCCGTCCCCGTACACGCTGCAACGTTCCACGTTCCAATCTTGACCTTTAAACTATGCGGTCGCACGAATTCCGATCGTCGGGCATGAACAGCTTTAGCGAGGGACTGAGGCGTCGTGGATGTAGGATCCCCTAGCTCAGAACCAGGGGACTGGTCATTTTCTTCCGCCATGGACGCCGTTACTGTAGTAGTAGAATAGAGAGACGAGTCATATACACGGCGTCGGCTTGAGGTATCGCTTGGAGGTCGACTTGTCGTTCTCTAGATCATGACTTCGAACAACCTGGCTTAACCATAAACAAGAGTCAAAGAGATGATTCTCGACTGCGGCAACACCAAAAGAATGTTGAAATAAGCAGAAACAGGGGTTATGAAGGGATAAACCTCAGCTCTCGCGTATGACGTCGGAGTTGCCGCAGTCTTGATTAGGTTGTGATGTACCGGTACTGTAGGAAGGGTCCTACTCAACGCCCCGCGGCAGCGTCATCTTGCGCCTTATCGATAAGCTAACTACCTGCCCAAGGAGCACTCAAGAATGCGCAACCGTGCCTGTCAACAATATCCAGCCTACCTTTGACTTTATCCTCCATACCACAGCCAACGTCGATCACACGACACTCGATCATCATTTCGGACAGGTCTTACATGCGAAATTGATATCTTCCTACCGATCAGGTTCTCTAGACTGGCAGCCAGTCTCACAAGCATTGAATTGTGCCCAACCCCAAAACACCAGAGCCATCATCATGAGTCGACAAACGCCACGAAAGCAGCGACACAGCCGTCAGCCTTCGAACCGTATACCAGCCGTTTCAGACTACGAATCTGATGCCGCAGCCATACATACCGACTACGCGCCACCGCCTCCTCGCACAAACACTGAACTCAACCTTTCTGTGCTCCAGCGCTATCTGCCCTCTATCCACACCATCCTCAGCATAGCGGCCAACGCTGTTATCTACACCTTTAGCAGCACTTCCGAGAGCTGGGAGAAGTCTGGCGTGGAGGGCACCATGTTTGTCTGCGCGCAAAGTCCATCTCCCGAGGATCCTGCCCAACAACCACGAGCCTGTGTGTTTGTCCTCAACAGAAGAGGACTAGAGAATGTGATTGTGGATCTTTCACGGGTGTCCCATGCTGAAGTTTCTGGTGAGCTTGTCATTATAAAGGTCGAGGGCGACTGGGAGGAGGGCGACAAGGTCCTGGGAGTGTGGATCCACAACGACAAGGATGAGACGAGAGAGATGAACGCCGCTATTATCCAAGAAGCTTGGAAGATTGCGCGCTCTGCCGGTCCTGTCGAAACAACACAAGGACCTGAAGCCGGCCCCGCCATGCAGGCGATGGGCAGACGACTGAGTATAAGCGATCTCTTTGGGACGGCGAGTGGTTTTAATGTCGGACACTAGGTGGCGTCCGTCATGCATG includes:
- a CDS encoding hypothetical protein (BUSCO:46055at5125) is translated as MSRQTPRKQRHSRQPSNRIPAVSDYESDAAAIHTDYAPPPPRTNTELNLSVLQRYLPSIHTILSIAANAVIYTFSSTSESWEKSGVEGTMFVCAQSPSPEDPAQQPRACVFVLNRRGLENVIVDLSRVSHAEVSGELVIIKVEGDWEEGDKVLGVWIHNDKDETREMNAAIIQEAWKIARSAGPVETTQGPEAGPAMQAMGRRLKVMKPKELGSKIEEPEANVTKDKGSKGKDLKTRNSGNTDSKIDMPEVQLPAEEKPESAGSESDINTD
- a CDS encoding hypothetical protein (BUSCO:6665at5125) codes for the protein MAEENDQSPGSELGDPTSTTPQSLAKAVHARRSEFVRPHSLKVKIGTWNVAACTGTDKDLATWFTCGEGLDEQLTGLNLAKNSAVEKDAKDNGSSEPLHLTSGDAIGLYVLGLQEIVDLNTTKDYMNRAVYTDTSAMDKWKAALEAALPEGYELITSEQMTGLLLLVYASPEIAPTISNVSTKQVGTGLLGYFGNKGAVTTRLLLGETTRMVFVNSHLASGAGSSYLERRCWDVGQILSRTQFDPIVHSGVEEDEGEKIGDEDLAFWFGDLNFRLDGLPGDDIRRILTLHARGEYGTNEEESKPLGEQGVIVMKGSDSDDESSSRPSLHSRDESFDTASDLPDPDDFPEDPSQDPTSLQATIDSLLPHDQLRRIIKQRKLFHDGWKEGPITFLPTYKYDVGTVGLFDSSEKQRAPSWCDRILFRTRKDKQDYENKIKEEEEAKKKDEEMKSRGLEEDEDVLFSYDPDADGEDPTSSTDNLGYDEYDDNDEPEAEELVTKEGFRDRINLEIYTSHQRIASSDHKPITSIFTLDYDAVVPDLKAKIHAEVARELDRAENEGRPGITVVVEGSEGNEDKIVDFGEVLPLEKQTRHLTVANTGSVAATFSFVTKPTTDEGDDAIPEWLKTTFVSADEETQTSLGTTVTLNPGETALVLLELQVSTVRHIRALNEARAKIEEVLVLRVEDGRDHFIPVRGAWKPSCLGRSIAELIRIPDGGIRKFVEDKGIKGAISYDSAVQCSAPKELFRLTEVVQTLVERSLAEATMLEDEVLPRDPGWPLESSTWRVAEEDMQDAKVKLVSALDNDSSLLDALPLEWPASYKLEVVCSILLLFLESLTDGLIPTHLWAKLSTSLPNVVSVPPTAWPDTKTQVLDILSTAPNHNIAFVFLTATLSRAASELTPVTTDPKPGLSRRLSFRRGNAQEEDSKKRKMREHRYAEIVGPLVCRIDENEKGAKDRARTIVEMFIMRDEGS